One window of Perca flavescens isolate YP-PL-M2 chromosome 15, PFLA_1.0, whole genome shotgun sequence genomic DNA carries:
- the si:ch211-195b15.8 gene encoding dual specificity protein phosphatase 8 — protein MVWSRQSEAERPALSAILPRLYLGAESDVTQERLASLGISYVLSVSRCSPQPSFLPCSRYLRVPIDDSLRDELLPWIPQALHFIDAAMSSGGSVLVHCAAGISRSPALAVAYIMYSLGMDLDHAYRFVKERRPSISPNFNFLGQLQHFQGTLSQKASGGRLRIQQLDDRLPPIPDSVTRSPISRNGSCRADGGGGSEAHAENWCDAEQRRRRRSESDGSGRQPVSLSGELQTLRLTLTQIQTPCELPAPSPREPVPPLAKPTRLQLPAGSASLLEKRKSLTLSLTPLGTGPPSPASSGGGGSSQRARSTDPSQSVHRRETGQKAEAKTRGDSVPRGQAEDGRREQSPYHSLGKEQGLLSPFSFTLNKLLGWGERVLLGGLFVHPVRMGQPALPSRC, from the exons ATGGTCTGGTCCCGGCAGAGCGAGGCGGAGCGGCCCGCGCTCTCCGCCATCCTGCCGCGGCTCTACCTGGGAGCGGAGAGTGACGTCACGCAG gagCGGCTGGCCTCTCTCGGGATCTCCTATGTGCTGAGCGTGAGCCGCTGCAGCCCCCAGCCCTCCTTCCTGCCCTGCTCCAGATATCTCCGCGTCCCCATTGACGACTCTCTGCGGGACGAGCTGCTGCCCTGGATCCCACAGGCTCTGCACTTCATCG ACGCGGCCATGTCCTCCGGGGGCTCGGTGCTGGTTCACTGTGCAGCAGGAATCTCGCGCTCCCCGGCTCTGGCTGTCGCTTACATCATGTACAGCCTGGGAATGGACCTGGACCACGCCTACAG GTTTGTGAAAGAGCGTCGGCCCTCCATTTCCCCAAACTTCAACTTTCTTGGTCAGCTGCAGCACTTCCAGGGCACTCTGTCCCAGAAGGCCTCGGGGGGCCGCCTCCGCATCCAGCAGCTGGACGACCGTCTGCCACCCATCCCCGACAGTGTCACCCGCTCTCCCATCAGCCGGAACGGGAGTTGTCGGGCTGACGGCGGCGGGGGCAGCGAGGCACACGCGGAGAACTGGTGTGACGCGGAGCAGAGGAGGCGGAGGCGCTCGGAGTCCGATGGAAGTGGGCGGCAGCCGGTTTCTCTGTCAGGGGAACTTCAGACTCTTCGTTTGACTCTTACTCAAATCCAGACACCGTGTGAGCTCCCGGCTCCGAGCCCCCGTGAGCCAGTCCCGCCGTTGGCGAAGCCCACACGACTACAACTCCCAGCAGGCTCCGCTTCTCTCTTAGAGAAACGCAAAAGCCTCACCCTGTCTTTGACCCCGTTGGGAACGGGCCCTCCCTCCCCGGCAagcagcggcggcggcggcagcagcCAGCGAGCAAGGAGCACCGACCCATCCCAGAGTGTCCACCGGAGGGAGACGGGACAAAAGGCTGAAGCAAAGACCCGGGGGGACAGCGTCCCCCGCGGGCAGGCCGAGGACGGCCGCAGGGAGCAGAGTCCCTACCACAGCCTGGGGAAGGAGCAGGGCCTGCTGTCGCCATTCAGCTTCACCCTCAACAAGCTGCTGGGCTGGGGGGAGAGGGTGCTGCTGGGGGGCCTGTTTGTTCACCCTGTTAGGATGGGACAGCCAGCACTGCccagcaggtgctga